From a region of the Dictyostelium discoideum AX4 chromosome 2 chromosome, whole genome shotgun sequence genome:
- the mgmt gene encoding 6-O-methylguanine-DNA methyltransferase (Similar to protein) yields the protein MNNKIRKSIENNNNNNDDDDDDNNKKLKIEKEEKEEKEEEIKIINSFILKSPIGALKITADDKSLHGIRLYESKNLDEECKNKTNNKIILQINQELDQYFNGKLQEFKTPINLELGTEFQRKVWTHLRTIPYGSTLSYSSVATQLGLDKKYARAIATSCRLNIFLLLVPCHRIISSNGKVIGYSGKKGIDKQFILSNIEKANIKT from the coding sequence atgaataataaaataagaaaatcaattgaaaataataataataataatgatgatgatgatgatgataataataaaaaattaaaaattgaaaaagaagaaaaagaagaaaaagaagaagaaataaaaataattaattcttttattttaaaatcaccaattGGAGCATTAAAGATAACAGCAGATGATAAATCATTACATGGTATAAGATTATACGAAAGTAAAAATTTAGATGAagaatgtaaaaataaaacaaataataaaattattttacaaattaatcAAGAATTAGATCAGTATTTTAATGGAAAACTACAAGAATTTAAAACTCCTATAAATTTAGAATTGGGTACTGAATTTCAAAGAAAAGTTTGGACTCATCTTAGAACCATACCATATGGTTCAACTTTATCTTATTCATCAGTTGCTACTCAATTAGGACTTGATAAGAAATATGCTCGTGCAATTGCGACTAGCTGCCGATTAAATATTTTCCTTTTGCTAGTTCCCTGTCACCGTATTATTTCTTCAAATGGTAAGGTTATTGGGTATAGCGGTAAAAAAGGAATAgataaacaatttattttatcaaatattgaaaaagccaatattaaaacttaa
- the commd7 gene encoding COMM domain-containing protein 7 has product MVFRFLGNNNNNNNELPDQQLINEIGYLSNFSNEQLEQLLDIIFEFMIIQKSEQLLNQIQEFSNEHSINENTLKNIIRGCIIFFKSSAKNNLTIDHLREDCIQFKLDEEQSKLVSTKYKQHYIEISRSLVGNSLTINQVLDMQWRFGVTTSSSEFTKSNTTGSTFLQLKLVLDKGNNIKEDVHMELTLPQFYEFLKEMQSAKASLEYFN; this is encoded by the exons atggtatTCAGATTTttaggtaataataataataataataatgaattaccagatcaacaattaatcaatgaaattggttatctttcaaatttttcaaatgaacAATTAGAACAACTTTTAGAtattatatttgaatttatgattattcaaaaatctgaacaattattaaaccaAATTCAAGAATTTAGCAATGAACATTCAATCAATGAAAATACATTAAAGAATATAATTAGAGGATgtatcattttctttaaatcatcagcaaagaataatttaacaattgatCATCTTAGAGAGGACTGTATTCAATTCAAATTGGATGAAGAACAATCTAAATTGGTATCAACGAAATATAAACAACATTATATTGAAATCTCTAGATCATTAGTTGGTAACTCTTTAACAATTAATCAAGTTTTAGATATGCAATGGAGATTCGGTGTAACAACAAGTTCTTCTGAATTCacaaaatcaaatacaaCAGGTTCAacatttttacaattaaaattagttttagATAAAggaaataatataaaagaaGATGTTCATATgg aaTTAACTTTACCTCAATtttatgaatttttaaaagaaatgcAAAGTGCAAAAGCAAGTTtagaatattttaattaa
- the etnkB gene encoding ethanolamine kinase B, with the protein MNEFEDIIYPGPSHVTTNIEFEDENIENNENYLNLVQILKELVDNNLKEEIEFKPMVGGVTNTLFKSSFITGQGSNKSVIIRLYGKGSEQFIDRKTEANIQYLLSKNGVGPKFYGTFENGCIYGYVEGDQLQLEDLYQNNILSLIAKETGRWHSLKLDINSNSQLLLSSSSDSSIKESTTISTSTSTSTSTSSTSPSTSPSLENSTLSPRNMNTQTSSTSLFKNLNSWINNAMTLTSKESKGSMISKINLNRYKEEAMSLMSFIEEHYSGEEYINFCHNDLIPRNMIYNKEKGQVKFIDFEYSGYNFRGYDIGNFFCEFSGLDLDYTKYPSIEIQKRFIKNYLISINNCKNIQQKQKQKQQQQQIQNSINDENMDIENDELLYEPSKEEIHNLYIESNHLTLGSHLMWGFWGIIQHFSSSIDFDYIDYAIKRFKQYDLVKNKVLSLK; encoded by the exons atgaacgAGTTTGAAGATATTATTTATCCAGGTCCATCACATGTTACtacaaatattgaatttgaagatgaaaatattgaaaataatgaaaattatttaaatttggt tcaaattttaaaagaattggtTGATAATAACTTAAAAGAAGAGATAGAATTTAAACCAATGGTCGGTGGAGTAACAAatacattatttaaatcatcatttattACAGGACAAGGTAGTAATAAGAGTGTTATTATAAGATTATATGGTAAAGGATCAGAACAATTTATAGATAGAAAAACTGAGGCAAAcattcaatatttattaagtAAGAATGGAGTTGGTCCAAAATTTTATGGTACATTTGAAAATGGATGTATCTATGGTTATGTTGAAGGTGATCAATTACAATTAGAGGATTtatatcaaaataatatactCTCATTAATTGCAAAAGAAACTGGTAGATGGCATTCACTTAAATTagatattaattcaaattcacaattattattatcttcatcatctgatTCGTCTATTAaagaatcaacaacaatatcaacatcaacatcaacatcaacatcaacatcatcaacttcTCCATCAACTTCTCCATCATTAGAAAATTCAACATTATCACCAAGAAATATGAATACACAAACATCTTCaacatcattatttaaaaatttaaattcatggATAAATAATGCAATGACATTAACATCAAAGGAATCAAAGGGTTCAATGATCTCAAAGATTAATTTAAACCGTTATAAAGAGGAAGCAATGTCTTTAATGTCCTTCATTGAAGAACATTATAGTGGTGAAGAGTATATCAACTTTTGTCATAACGATTTAATACCAAGAAATATGATTTACAATAAAGAGAAGGGTCAAgttaaatttattgatttcgAATATTCTGGTTACAATTTTAGAGGTTATGATATTGGTAATTTCTTTTGTGAATTCTCTGGTTTAGATTTAGACTATACAAAATAtccatcaattgaaattcaaaaaagatttattaaaaattatttaatttcaattaataattgtaaaaatattcaacaaaaacaaaaacaaaaacaacaacaacaacaaattcaaaatagtATCAACGATGAAAATATggatattgaaaatgatgaattattatatgAACCAAGTAAAGAAGAAATTCATAATCTTTATATCGAATCAAATCACTTAACATTAGGTTCTCATTTAATGTGGGGATTTTGGGGTATAATTCAACATTTCTCTTCTTCAATCGATTTTGATTACATAGATTATGCTATTAAACGTTTTAAACAATATGAtttagttaaaaataaagttttatctttaaaataa
- the alg8 gene encoding dolichyl-phosphate-glucose alpha-1,3-glucosyltransferase produces MIKKNNNSNNNNNNPIIIKDGTNCFFKEIKDVLKFSRNWNLIILVSTIKLLLIPSYLSTDFEVHRNWLAITSSLPISKWYFENTSEWTLDYPPFFGWFEYFLSKFAYYIDSEMLVIDNLGYKSTSTILFQRFSVIISDSLFILSTLLLSNYIYNIIIKKNNNKNNNNNNNNNNNNNNNNNNNNNNNNNNNNNNNNNLHWYHDKSFIISSIIILNPGLLMVDHIHFQYNGFLKGILILSIYFLVRGNILIGSILFSVLLNFKHIYMYMAPAFFVYLLKYYCLKSNLNDNTTSKVNHSKQQQQQEFTIFGIKIFNLIKLGISVLSIFLISLGPFFYMGQIQQLISRLFPFGRGLSHAYWAPNFWSIYNFLDRVLLFNGLYKKIPFFKNFIIPDQVTGNLTSGLVGSETQSHILLPKITPQITLLITILFLIPSIYSILKSKSWKHFILGICQSSFTFFMFGWHVHEKAIIMITIPMGFLCLVNNKFSKLYFLLSTIGHYSLFPLLFQVEEIPTRILILVTYTLLVYLSFISSSSNNNNNNNNNNNNSNNNNSKQRKCSFSLGLYWFEKFYLFGIILLEIFNVFIHPVFLAHIERFSFISLMITSVYTSVGIIYCYLFTFKLIFKNEY; encoded by the exons atgattaaaaaaaataataatagtaataataataataataatcccaTAATCATTAAAGATGGtacaaattgtttttttaaagaaattaaagatgttttaaaattttcaaggaattggaatttaattattcttgtttcaacaattaaattattattaataccatCATA tctAAGTACAGATTTTGAAGTACATAGAAATTGGTTAGCAATTAcatcatcattaccaattTCGAAATGgtattttgaaaatacatCAGAGTGGACATTGGATTATCCACCATTTTTTGGATGGtttgaatattttctttCAAAATTTGCATATTATATTGATAGTGAAATGTTGGTAATTGATAACCTTGGTTataaatcaacatcaaccaTATTATTTCAAAGATTCTCTGTAATCATTTCAGATtctttattcattttatcaactttattattatcaaattatatatataatataataattaaaaaaaataataataaaaataataataataataataataataataataataataataataataataataataataataataataataataataataataataataataataataatttacattgGTACCatgataaatcatttattatttcttcaattataattttaaatcctGGTTTATTAATGGTTGATC ataTCCACTTTCAATATAATGGATTTTTAAAAGGAATTCTTATActatcaatttattttttagttagaggaaatatattaattggttcaatattatttagtgtattattaaattttaaacataTTTATATGTACATGGCACCAGCTTTCTTTGTTTATCtcttaaaatattattgtttaaaatcaaatttaaatgataatacaaCTTCAAAAGTTAACCATAGtaagcaacaacaacaacaggaatttacaatttttggaattaaaattttcaatttaattaaattaggAATTTCagtattatcaatatttttaatatcattaggtccttttttttatatgggtcaaattcaacaattaatatcACGTTTATTCCCATTTGGTAGAGGACTTAGTCATGCATATTGGGCTCCAAATTTTTGGagtatttataatttcttgGATAGAGTTTTATTGTTTAATGGTCTTTATAAAAAGATACCATTCTTTAAGAATTTTATAATACCTGATCAAGTAACTGGCAATTTAACATCTGGTTTAGTTGGTAGTGAAACTCAATCTCAtattttattaccaaaaatTACACCACAAATTACTTtattaattacaattttatttttaatt CCTTCAATTTATAGTatattaaaaagtaaaagttggaaacattttattttaggtATTTGTCAAAGttcatttacattttttatgTTTGGATGGCATGTACATGAAAAAGCAATTATTATGATCACAATACCAATGGGTTTCCTTTGTttggtaaataataaattctcAAAGttatactttttattatcaacaattggtcattattcattatttccattattatttcaagTTGAAGAAATACCAAcaagaattttaattttagtgaCATATACTTTATTAGtatatttatcatttatttcatcaagtagtaataataataataataataataataataataataatagtaataataataatagtaaacaAAGAAAATGTTCTTTTTCATTAGGGTTATATTGgtttgaaaaattttatttatttggtatAATTTTATTGGAAATTTTCAATGTTTTTATTCATCCAGTATTTTTAGCTCATATTGAaagattttcatttatttctttaatgaTAACATCAGTTTATACCTCAGTtggtattatttattgttatcttttcacttttaaattaatttttaaaaatgaatattaa
- a CDS encoding hypothetical protein (Similar to Arabidopsis thaliana (Mouse-ear cress). hypothetical 38.7 kDa protein), with translation MVKMDFSLKTRIKKTIKGITFEDLKVHLVLLSVCLVFSVFYIVAKLAMDNIPPFVFLMFRLVIATPLLWLMAIILSPDTVFKLPTKKEFILLSISGIFSVTINQSLFLYGLYLSGATNAAIVQPLTPVFSAILAVLLKFERKTKLKLYVRVCVCVIGVAIAVIGAVLMVDFTHLKSNDSNRNNILFGNLCFLGNTLAYAIFLLSQKPLIDDGGMSASKCMAWSFTIGTPPVIAIALLIAKSEISSQVAQISLFGWLSVIYCAIFATAYAFFASSWAVAKSDSTTVSVYLTVEPLLTGVLAYIFLSEILTPLNIVGGFVILFGVGAVMVSKYRENKKDALYKYEKQQYDINNGSIELPPHSIDNNNNNNNNNNNNTGDIISNSISHSSSENSFSKIIVSTSIISQTDDDNNNNNNNNNNNNNNNNNNNNNNNNINRNESINSSIINIRNSYGGGADDYGADDSGFDESKNNLLSVFKKQSIISDDDRDDDQDEYNLDKSAGDDSIRVGSAGVLVF, from the exons atggttaaaATGGATTTCTCATTAAAAacaagaataaaaaaaactataaaaggAATTACatttgaagatttaaaagttcatttagtattattatcagtATGTTTAGTATTTTCAGTATTTTATATAGTTGCAAAATTAGCAATGGATAATATACCACCATTCGTATTTTTAATGTTTAGATTAGTTATTGCAACACCATTACTTTGGTTAATGGCAATAATATTATCACCAGACACagtatttaaattaccaacaaaaaaagaatttatattattatcaatatctgGAATATTTTCAGTAACTAtaaatcaatcattattCCTCTACGGTCTCTATCTCAGTGGTGCCACTAATGCTGCAATCGTTCAACCCCTAACCCCAGTATTCAGTGCAATCCTTgctgtattattaaaatttgaaagaaaaacaaaattaaaattgtatgtccgtgtgtgtgtgtgtgt tatAGGTGTTGCAATTGCAGTGATTGGTGCAGTGTTGATGGTAGATTTCACACATTTgaaatcaaatgattcaaataggaataatattttatttggtaatttatgttttttaGGAAACACATTGGCATATgctatatttttattatcacaaAAACCATtgattgatgatggtggtatGAGTGCATCAAAATGTATGGCATGGTCATTTACAATTGGTACACCACCAGTGATAGCAATTGCATTGCTTATTGCAAAAAGTGAAATTAGTTCACAAGTTGCtcaaatttcattatttggtTGGTTATCTGTTATATATTGTGCGATATTTGCAACTGCATATGCATTTTTTGCATCAAGTTGGGCTGTTGCAAAAAGTGATTCTACCACTGTATCTGTGTATCTCACAGTGGAACCACTATTGACTGGAGTGTTGGCTTACATTTTCTTAAGTGAAATATTAACTCCATTAAATATTGTAGGTggttttgtaattttatttggtgtTGGTGCTGTCATGGTATCAAAATATAGAGAGAATAAAAAAGATgcattatataaatatgaaaaacaacaatacGATATAAATAATGGGTCAATTGAATTACCTCCacattcaattgataataataataataataataataataataataataatactggtGATATAATATCAAATTCGATTTCACATTCGTCATCTGAAAATTCATTTAGTAAAATTATAGTTTCAACATCAATAATTTCACAaactgatgatgataataataacaataataataataataataataataataataataataataataataataataataataataatataaatagaaatGAAAGTATTAATTCgagtattattaatatacgAAACAGTTATGGTGGTGGTGCTGATGATTATGGTGCTGATGATAGTGGTTTTGatgaaagtaaaaataatttattaagtgtatttaaaaaacaatcaataatTAGTGATGATGATCGTGATGATGATCAAGATGAATATAATTTAGATAAAAGTGCTGGTGATGATTCAATTAGGGTGGGGAGTGCAGGTGTTTTAgtattttag
- the asnS1 gene encoding asparagine-tRNA ligase: MSTEEDQKLFLSIGLDEKRAKDTLKNKDLTALLKTIIEEASVSKGCDKSIGNLLYSLATCQQVNSPIRSNVSKAIGEEKIKTTIQFQAATQYLKDNKEFNQDTFNDFCGVGVVITPEQIQKAIDDLFTKKATEISEKKWHIPIGDLLNPLKESLKWADLKEVKIMLDKKLETTLGPKVVEAKEKKVAATTTAPVKKIEEQLAAITLKQDASLPTPKRLKIRECSPKFANQRVEVHAWAHHVRNQKKIVFLELRDGTGFLQCVLSGDLVHPSIIDKLLREATVKIVGTLVIPPADKKCPGGVELQADYWELLGPSNADLEGVINQESNVDHLFDQRHIMMRGTRASSIMKIRSLCLFAFRQHFFENHYMEVTPPTLVNTYCEGGSELFTVDYFGKPAYLTQSSQLYLETMLPVLGDNFTITQSYRAEKARTRRHLTEFLHLEAECPFITYEELQDRIEFLVVDVCEKLFKMDPELILSVNPDFKVPKRPFMRMNYSDAIEYCKKNGIQKKLEDGTEVDFEFGDDIPEAQERRMNDQIGEPIFLCRFPAEMKAFYMARCPEDRTLTESLDLLMPGVGEIVGGSMRISDFNELVAAYKKAGLDTDEYYWFTDQRKYGTTQHGGYGLGVERFLTWMLKEEHIRNVCVYQRTKDRITP, from the exons ATGTCAACAGAAGAAGATCAAAAATTATTCCTTTCAATTGGATTAGATGAAAAGAGAGCAAAAgatactttaaaaaataaagatctTACTGCATTATTAAAAACCATTATTGAAGAAGCATCCGTTTCAAAAGGTTgtgataaatcaattggtAACCTTTTATATAGTTTAGCAACTTGTCAACAAGTAAACTCACCAATTCGTTCAAACGTTTCAAAAGCAATTGGtgaagaaaaaattaaaaccaccATTCAATTCCAAGCTGCAACTCAATACTTAAAAGATAACAAAGAATTCAATCAAGATACATTTAACGATTtttgtggtgttggtgttgtcaTCACACCagaacaaattcaaaaagctattgatgatttattcACTAAAAAAGCTACTGAAATTTCtgaaaaaaa atgGCATATACCAATtggtgatttattaaatccatTAAAAGAATCATTAAAATGGGCAGATTTAAAAGAAGTTAAAATAATGTTAGATAAAAAATTAGAGACAACATTAGGACCAAAAGTTGTTGAAGCTAAAGAAAAGAAAGTAGCAGCAACAACCACTGCACCAGTTAAAAAGATTGAAGAGCAATTAGCAGCAATTACATTGAAACAAGATGCAAGCTTACCAACACCAAAGAGATTAAAGATTAGAGAATGTTCACCAAAATTTGCCAATCAACGTGTTGAAGTTCATGCATGGGCACATCATGTTAGAAATCAAAAGAAGATTGTATTTTTAGAGTTACGTGATGGTACTGGTTTCCTTCAATGTGTTTTATCAGGTGACTTGGTTCATCCATCAatcattgataaattattacgTGAAGCCACTGTAAAGATTGTTGGTACCTTGGTGATTCCACCAGCCGATAAGAAGTGTCCAGGTGGCGTCGAGCTCCAAGCAGACTACTGGGAATTATTAGGACCAAGTAATGCCGATTTAGAGGGTGTTATCAATCAAGAATCAAACGTCGATCATTTATTCGACCAACGTCATATCATGATGAGAGGTACTCGTGCCTCATCCATCATGAAGATTCGTTCATTATGTTTGTTTGCATTCCGTCAACACTTTTTCGAAAATCATTATATGGAAGTCACTCCACCAACCCTCGTAAACACCTACTGTGAAGGTGGTTCTGAACTCTTCACCGTCGACTACTTTGGTAAACCAGCCTATCTCACTCAATCATCACAATTATACCTCGAAACTATGTTACCAGTACTCGGTGACAATTTCACCATCACTCAAAGTTATCGTGCTGAAAAGGCTCGTACTCGTCGTCATTTAACCGAGTTTTTACATTTGGAAGCTGAATGTCCATTCATCACCTACGAGGAACTTCAAGATCGTATCGAATTCTTGGTTGTCGATGTTTGTGAAAAACTCTTCAAAATGGACCCAGAATTGATCCTCTCTGTCAATCCAGACTTTAAAGTACCAAAGAGACCATTCATGAGAATGAACTATTCCGATGCTATCGAATATTGTAAAAAGAATGGTATCCAAAAGAAACTTGAAGATGGTACTGAAGTCGATTTCgaatttggtgatgatattCCAGAGGCTCAAGAAAGAAGAATGAATGATCAAATCGGTGAACCAATCTTCCTCTGTAGATTCCCTGCTGAAATGAAAGCTTTCTACATGGCTAGATGTCCAGAAGATAGAACTCTCACTGAATCTCTTGATCTCTTAATGCCAGGTGTTGGTGAAATCGTTGGTGGTTCTATGAGAATTTCAGATTTCAATGAATTGGTTGCAGCTTATAAAAAAGCTGGTCTTGATACTGATGAATATTATTGGTTCACTGATCAACGTAAATATGGTACTACTCAACATGGTGGTTATGGTTTag gTGTTGAACGTTTCCTTACTTGGATGCTCAAAGAAGAACATATTCGTAATGTTTGTGTTTACCAACGTACAAAAGATAGAATTACCccataa
- the sdhC gene encoding complex II, cytochrome b560 subunit (Similar to ubiquinone), with protein sequence MFGRTLNTFTSRNAPLVRNFDKFIVNNTLTSKNIYLSQTNTTNTPLSYSTQAKKPFTITEKRIDELKTPYQPTSPHLTIYKFPLPAVMSIMHRATGICLALGITGLAGVTLFAPHDAIHYIQLLHTQYPALVYPAKFAVALPLTYHFCTGVRHIIWDETVKGLSISQIESSGKVLLAVVAVLSTIFTFVSFK encoded by the exons ATGTTTGGAAGAACTTTAAATACATTCACATCAAGAAATGCACCACTTGTCAGAAACtttgataaatttattgTAAACAATACCCTTACATCcaaaaacatttatttaaGTCAAACCAACACAACCAACACCCCATTATCATACTCAACTCAAGCAAAGAAACCATTCACTATCACTGAAAAAAGAATTGATGAACTTAAAACTCCATACCAACCAACCTCACCACATCTTACCATATATAAATTCCCATTACCAGCCGTTATGTCAATTATGCATCGTGCTACTGGTATTTGTTTAGCTTTAG GTATTACTGGTCTTGCAGGTGTTACTCTTTTTGCACCACATGACGCAATTCACTACATCCAACTCCTCCATACTCAATACCCAGCATTAGTTTACCCAGCCAAATTTGCTGTTGCATTACCATTAACTTATCATTTCTGTACTGGTGTTAGACACATC atttGGGATGAAACCGTTAAAGGTCTTTCTATTTCACAAATTGAATCTTCTGGTAAAGTTCTTTTAGCTGTCGTTGCAGTTTTATCAACTATTTTCACCTttgtttcatttaaataa
- the sigI gene encoding CBS domain-containing protein (Similar to cystathionine-beta-synthase), which produces MADFYNTTIGEIFPNSNAEIFSVHSDSPVKDAFELMIKKKVLSLPVYDTKTRKYNKFIDMLDIVSFCINHFSQKELSELDLNFILESKEIFQKFKIGDICDLSGRNGYYPVESTAPLKIGIDLMTKWGVHRLPIIDSEGTLISILTQSRVVEYIQNHIQNINGLDKAIGQLKEFGTSSVISIKQDRMVIDAFRLMHENGISAVPVVNQIGILIGNISVSDMKMVGYDGTLFSRMFLPIESFLEMKPKNQNIDIFGKVLCVLDSTTIEEIITKFYISKVHRLYKVDLEGRPSAVISQGDLLKYFA; this is translated from the exons atggctGACTTTTATAATACAACAATTGGTGAAATTTTTCCAAATTCAAACGCTGAAATTTTTAGCGTTCACTCTGACTCTCCAGTTAAAGATGCTTTCGag ttaatgataaaaaagaaagttCTTTCATTACCAGTTTATGATACAAAAACtagaaaatataataaatttattgatatGTTAGATATTGTTTCCTTTTGTATCAATCACTTTTCACAAAAGGAATTAAGTgaattagatttaaatttcattcttgaatcaaaagaaattttccaaaaattcaaaattggtgatatttgtg atttaTCAGGTAGAAATGGATATTATCCAGTTGAATCAACAGCACCATTAAAGAttggtattgatttaatgACCAAATGGGGTGTACATCGTTTACCAATTATCGATTCAGAAGGtacattaatttcaatactTACACAATCAAGAGTTGTTGAATATATTCAAAATCATATTCAAAACATTAATGGTTTAGATAAGGCAATTGGTCAATTAAAAGAGTTTGGTACAAGCTCTGTCATTAGTATTAAACAAGATCGTATGGTAATTGATGCTTTTAGACTAATGCATGAAAATGGTATTAGTGCCGTTCCTGTAGTTAACCAAATCGGTATTTTAATTGGTAACATTAGTGTTTCTGATATGAAAATGGTTGGTTATGATGGTACTTTATTTAGTAGAATGtttttaccaattgaatCTTTCTTAGAAATGAAaccaaaaaatcaaaatattgatatc tTTGGTAAAGTACTTTGTGTTTTAGATTCAACTACAattgaagaaattattacaaaattcTATATTTCAAAGGTTCATAGATTATATAAAGTTGATTTAGAGGGTAGACCATCCGCTGTTATTTCACAAGGagatcttttaaaatattttgcaTAA